The Streptococcus sp. S5 genome contains a region encoding:
- a CDS encoding glutamate--cysteine ligase family protein gives MTKQQAIKLLKEKYLSNMKEDSELFVGVELEFPIVETNGNKTNIEVTKNLFRTLANLSDFEVEKIDDDQNPIQLIHCSSKDRILFELSYNTIEFAFERARSINEVAKRFEAYLKIIQPILQENNHEIQGHGIHPLWQENDNSPVKIERYKMLMAFLALNGTGMKTHSYPSYGAFICGNQVQLDVSRDNYLRIINAFNKIEAAKAYLFSNSEFTAEAWDTKIARDIFWEESLHGYYKENVGVYPKDYQSEEEFFNNLARTAIFTATREGKSYYFKPIRVEYYLDQKEITAYTADGNEKIINPVKEDLKQHRSYQFQDLTARGTVEFRSVCTQPLETTFAPIAFELGLFVELEKLENFFEDSSFFKNEEQDYRKLRKKYSKKILSKEEKEAIQSFSKDLLDIAKAGLMKRGYKEEKFLIITKELD, from the coding sequence ATGACAAAACAACAAGCAATTAAATTACTAAAAGAGAAGTACCTTAGTAATATGAAAGAGGATTCGGAACTCTTTGTCGGAGTTGAATTAGAGTTTCCGATTGTAGAAACAAATGGAAACAAAACAAATATAGAGGTGACGAAAAATCTTTTTCGAACCTTAGCCAACTTATCAGATTTTGAAGTTGAAAAAATAGATGACGATCAAAATCCTATTCAATTGATTCACTGCTCTTCTAAAGATCGTATTCTATTCGAGTTGAGTTACAATACAATTGAATTTGCATTTGAGAGAGCTCGTTCTATAAATGAGGTGGCCAAACGTTTTGAGGCCTATTTGAAGATTATTCAACCGATTTTGCAAGAAAATAATCACGAAATCCAAGGGCACGGAATCCATCCTCTGTGGCAAGAAAATGATAATAGCCCAGTGAAAATCGAACGATACAAGATGTTAATGGCTTTCCTTGCGCTGAATGGTACAGGGATGAAGACACACTCCTATCCTTCGTACGGAGCATTTATATGCGGAAACCAGGTTCAATTGGATGTAAGTCGCGATAACTATCTTCGCATCATTAATGCATTTAATAAAATTGAAGCAGCAAAAGCATATTTGTTTTCTAACTCAGAATTTACAGCAGAAGCTTGGGATACAAAAATTGCTAGAGATATTTTCTGGGAAGAATCCTTACATGGTTATTATAAGGAAAATGTAGGGGTTTATCCTAAGGACTACCAAAGCGAAGAAGAGTTTTTTAATAATCTCGCTAGAACGGCTATTTTTACAGCAACTAGAGAGGGGAAATCTTATTATTTTAAACCAATTCGAGTGGAGTACTATCTAGATCAAAAAGAAATTACAGCCTATACGGCTGATGGAAATGAGAAAATTATTAACCCTGTAAAAGAAGATCTAAAACAACATCGAAGTTACCAATTTCAAGATCTAACTGCTCGTGGGACTGTAGAATTTAGAAGTGTTTGTACACAACCATTAGAAACCACATTTGCCCCGATAGCCTTTGAGTTGGGCTTGTTTGTAGAATTAGAAAAACTGGAAAACTTTTTTGAAGATTCTTCATTTTTTAAAAATGAAGAACAGGACTATCGAAAACTTAGAAAGAAATATTCAAAGAAAATTCTAAGTAAAGAAGAAAAAGAAGCGATACAATCCTTTTCAAAAGATCTTCTAGATATAGCTAAAGCAGGTTTAATGAAAAGAGGCTACAAGGAAGAAAAATTTCTTATCATTACCAAAGAACTAGACTAA
- the rplQ gene encoding 50S ribosomal protein L17, translating into MAYRKLGRTSSQRKAMLRDLTTDLIINEAIVTTEARAKEIRKSVEKMITLGKRGDLHARRQAAAFVRNEVASQNFDEETGKYSETTALQKLFSELAPRYAERNGGYTRILKTEPRRGDAAPMAIIELV; encoded by the coding sequence ATGGCTTACCGTAAACTAGGACGCACTAGCTCACAACGTAAAGCGATGCTTCGCGATTTGACTACAGATCTTATCATCAATGAAGCAATTGTAACAACTGAAGCACGTGCGAAAGAAATCCGTAAATCAGTTGAAAAAATGATTACTTTGGGTAAACGTGGTGATTTGCATGCACGTCGTCAAGCTGCTGCATTCGTACGTAACGAAGTTGCATCACAAAACTTTGATGAAGAAACAGGTAAATACTCAGAAACAACTGCACTTCAAAAATTGTTCTCTGAATTAGCACCTCGTTATGCTGAGCGCAATGGTGGATATACTCGTATCCTTAAAACTGAACCACGTCGTGGTGATGCTGCGCCAATGGCTATCATCGAATTGGTATAA
- a CDS encoding DNA-directed RNA polymerase subunit alpha, protein MIEFEKPNITKIDENKDYGVFVVEPLERGYGTTLGNSLRRVLLASLPGAAVTSINIEGVLHEFDTVPGVREDVMQIILNVKGIAVKSYVQDEKIIELDVEGPAEVTAGDILTDSDIEIVNPDHYLFTIGEGASLKATLTVNSGRGYVPADQNKKDDAPVGTLAVDSIYTPVTKVNYQVEPARVGSNDGFDKLTLEILTNGTIIPEDALGLSARILTEHLNLFTNLTEIAIATDVMKEVDTTSDDRILERTIEELDLSVRSYNCLKRAGINTVYDLTEKSEAEMMKVRNLGRQSLEEVKIKLADLGLGLKNDK, encoded by the coding sequence ATGATTGAGTTTGAAAAACCAAATATAACAAAAATTGATGAAAACAAAGATTATGGCGTGTTTGTCGTAGAACCACTTGAACGTGGCTATGGTACAACACTTGGAAACTCACTTCGTCGTGTACTTCTGGCTTCACTTCCAGGTGCAGCTGTCACTTCAATCAACATTGAAGGTGTACTCCACGAATTTGATACCGTTCCAGGAGTCCGTGAAGACGTTATGCAAATTATTCTTAACGTTAAAGGAATCGCCGTTAAATCTTACGTCCAAGACGAAAAGATTATTGAACTTGATGTAGAAGGACCTGCAGAAGTAACTGCTGGAGATATTCTTACTGATAGTGACATCGAAATTGTAAACCCTGATCATTATCTATTTACAATCGGAGAAGGAGCATCTTTGAAAGCAACGCTTACTGTAAACAGTGGACGTGGCTATGTTCCGGCTGATCAAAACAAAAAAGATGATGCACCAGTGGGAACACTTGCTGTAGATTCAATTTATACGCCAGTGACTAAAGTCAATTACCAAGTTGAACCAGCACGCGTTGGTAGCAACGATGGCTTTGACAAGCTAACCCTTGAAATTTTGACAAATGGGACAATCATTCCAGAAGATGCATTAGGTTTGTCTGCTCGTATTTTGACAGAACACCTAAATCTATTCACAAACTTAACTGAAATTGCTATTGCAACAGATGTTATGAAGGAAGTGGATACAACTTCTGATGATCGCATTTTAGAACGTACGATCGAAGAATTAGATCTTTCAGTTCGTTCATATAACTGTTTGAAACGTGCTGGCATTAATACTGTTTACGATTTGACTGAAAAATCAGAAGCAGAAATGATGAAAGTTCGTAACTTGGGACGTCAGAGTCTTGAAGAAGTTAAAATCAAACTTGCCGACTTAGGCCTTGGGTTAAAAAACGATAAATAG
- the rpsK gene encoding 30S ribosomal protein S11, whose translation MAKPTRKRRVKKNIESGIAHIHATFNNTIVMITDVHGNAIAWSSAGALGFKGSRKSTPFAAQMASEAAAKAAQEHGLKSVEVTVKGPGSGRESAIRALAAAGLEVTAIRDVTPVPHNGARPPKRRRV comes from the coding sequence TTGGCTAAACCAACACGTAAACGTCGTGTGAAAAAGAATATCGAATCTGGTATTGCTCATATTCACGCTACATTTAACAACACAATTGTTATGATTACTGATGTGCATGGTAACGCAATCGCTTGGTCATCTGCAGGTGCACTTGGATTTAAAGGTTCTCGTAAATCTACACCATTTGCTGCTCAAATGGCATCAGAAGCTGCTGCAAAAGCTGCTCAAGAACACGGACTTAAATCTGTTGAAGTAACTGTTAAAGGTCCTGGTTCAGGTCGTGAGTCTGCTATTCGTGCACTTGCTGCTGCTGGTCTTGAAGTAACTGCAATTCGCGATGTAACTCCTGTACCACACAATGGTGCTCGTCCTCCAAAACGTCGCCGTGTATAA
- the rpsM gene encoding 30S ribosomal protein S13 translates to MARIAGVDIPNDKRVVISLTYVYGIGLPTSKKILAAAGVSEDIRVRDLTPDQEDAIRREVDAIKVEGDLRREVNLNIKRLMEIGSYRGIRHRRGLPVRGQNTKNNARTRKGKAVAIAGKKK, encoded by the coding sequence ATGGCTCGTATTGCTGGAGTTGACATTCCAAATGACAAACGTGTAGTAATTTCATTGACTTATGTGTACGGTATCGGACTTCCAACATCTAAGAAAATCCTTGCTGCTGCAGGCGTTTCTGAAGATATTCGTGTTCGCGATCTTACACCAGATCAAGAAGATGCTATCCGTCGTGAAGTTGACGCAATCAAAGTTGAAGGTGACCTTCGTCGTGAAGTAAACTTGAACATCAAACGCTTGATGGAAATCGGTTCATACCGTGGTATCCGTCACCGTCGTGGACTTCCAGTTCGTGGACAAAACACTAAAAACAATGCTCGCACTCGTAAAGGTAAAGCTGTTGCGATTGCAGGTAAGAAAAAATAA
- the rpmJ gene encoding 50S ribosomal protein L36, translating into MKVRPSVKPICEYCKVIRRNGRVMVICPANPKHKQRQG; encoded by the coding sequence ATGAAAGTAAGACCATCGGTCAAACCAATTTGCGAATACTGTAAAGTAATTCGTCGTAATGGTCGTGTTATGGTAATTTGCCCAGCAAATCCAAAACACAAACAACGTCAAGGATAA